From the Pseudomonas sp. VD-NE ins genome, the window AGAGCGCAGCGTCGCCACCGGCGAAAGCTTGGACTGACAGCACGCTCAGACCAGCAACCAGTGCAATGCGTTTTGCGAGACGACGAGGAGTAGTAGTGAAAGTCATGGTGTACCTCTCTTTCAGTTTTGCGCCCGATCGGGCGTCTCGGATTTAGTGTTGATTGCTACGTTTTGTTGGCGCGCGCCGGCTTGTTTAAGCTCTGCGACCCACTGCGGGTCGGCGTCGCCGATTTCGTTGTTCACAGGCAGATAACGTTCAGGAAACTCCCAGATCAGCACCTGTGGCGGGCTGTTCTTGAAGTCATCGCTTTTCAGGTAGCTGAGCATCGGCAGAATCGGGCCGTGGCCGTCTTCGGCGTAGCTCACCACGTCGCTGTGCAGCGCTTGTTTCAGTGCACCGACGAAGTTCCAGTTAGGGTTAGCGCTGTAGCTGGTGCCGACCAGTGCCACCGGCACTTCATTGCTGGCGAACAGCGCGTCGTCACCGGCAGGCTGATCGCCGGCCGCGACGGTGTTGCGCTTTTGCAGCGGCTCTTGCGCCGGCATCAGGTTTTCGAACAGCGGATCGAGCGGGAGGAACAAGCGCAGGTCGCCCTTGTGCGTGACCTTCTCCGCCGGGGTGGTGACGAAACGCTGCGGCTCGCCGCTGAGCGGGAACTTGTCGGCGATGGTTTTTGCCAGGGTGTTCGCGGCGATTTCGGCGCCTTCCGGCGTCCAGTGCGTGTCGGTGCGCAGGAACACTTGCTGACCGTTCTGCTTGGCCTGTTGGAAAGGCTTGAGCAGGTCCGGGGCGAGGATCTTGTCGGCGGCTACACGAGCATGGAAATCCTGATAGAGATTTTCGTGGATGCTCGCCGGTTTCACTTCACCCAGATGCTCCGGGTACAGACGAACCTTGGCCGGCACGATCGCCATCACCAGTTTCACGCCTTTCGCTTTCAGGGTCTGGCGTACGCCTTCGACCAGCGCGTAGTTGCCTTGCAGGTTCAGCTCTTCGTTGACGATCGGGTTGAATTCCTCATCGCTGTACAACCACTGATCGCGGCCGAGCACTACGCCCGGACGACCTTCGTTGAACAGTTTGAAATCCAGCGCGGCCCAGAGGTTGGTGCCCAGACGCTTGATCGGGAATTCATCGTCGTAGTGAGTTTCCACCGCCTTGGTCCAGCGGCCATTGAGCACCGTGGCATCGGCATTGGTGCTGAAGCCGAAGAAGCTGCGAACCGACCACAAACCAAGGACCAACAGGGTCACCAGGAACAGGGCGATGTAGAAGATGCGTAATGAGCGGGTCATGTCAGATCCCTCAGAACTGGAAGTAAAGGAACGGCGAGAAGCTTTGCGCCGAAAGTTTGAGAATCGAGGCGATGAACAGCAGCAGGATCAAGCCGCGCATCACATAGCGCGACCAGTCCGCGCTCCAGTAGGCCGGTTGCACCTGGGCTTCGACGCCGACGGTGTAGCCAGGCTCGTGGATGCTCGCCGGGTTTTCGCCGGGTGCTGCCTTGATCATCCCCGGAGTCGCGGTGGCAGGGCCGTTGGCCTCGACGTTGACTTCAGGTTTGGTTTTGGCCGGCGGCTGGTTGGTGTACAGATCACGCAAACCGAAGAACGCCAATGTCACGTATGCCACCACGAGAGTCGCCACTTGCAGACCGGTGAGACTGGCCTGATTGAGTTCCGACAGCGACCAGTCGCCGAAGCTGAACATTGCGCCGTACATGCGCCCGGCAACGTGCAGGTTCTCGGCACGGAAGATCACCCAGCCCATGACCACGAGCAGGAAGGTCAGCGCCCAGCGGATCGGATTGAGGCTGCGTGGCGAGGTGTTTAGGCCCAGCGCTTTTTCAATCGCCAGCCACATGCCGTGCCAGGCGCCCCAGACGATGTAGGTGATGTTCGCGCCGTGCCACAGACCACCCAAAAGCATGGTCAGGAACAGGTTGCGATAGGTCATCAGCGTGCCTTTACGGTTACCGCCGAGGGTGATGTACAGATAGTCACGCAACCAGGTCGACAGGCTGATGTGCCAGCGACGCCAGAACTCGGTGATCGACTGGCTGATGTACGGCTGTTTGAAGTTTTCCATGAAACGGAAACCCATCATCAGGCCCAGACCAATCGCCATGTCGCTGTAGCCGGAGAAGTCGAAATACAGCTGCGCGGTGTAGGCCAGCGCGCCAAGCCAGGCATCGCCGGTGGTCGGGTTTTGCAGGGCGAAGCAATGGTCAGCGACCACCGCGAGGGTGTCGGCGATAAAGACCTTTTTGATGAAACCCTGCATGAACCGGGTGCAGCCCTCGGAGAACTTGTCGAGGGTGTGCGTGCGGTTGTTGAACTGGTCGGCGAGGTCGCGGAAACGCAGAACCGGGCCGGCAATCAGGTGCGGGAAGATCGCCACGAATGCCGCAAAGTCGATCAGGTTGCGGGTGGCCGGGGTGTCGCCGCGATATACGTCGATGATGTAGCTGATCGACTCGAAGATGTAGAACGAGATACCGATCGGCAGCAGCACGTGGGTGAGGATGAACGGCGACAGACCGACCGACGTCATCATCGCGTTGATGCTGTCGACGCCGAAGTTGGCGTACTTGAAGTAGCCGAGAATGCACAGGTCCACCGCGACGCCGAGCAATAGCCAGCGCTGCGCCGGTTTGGTCCGCACACCGGCGGCACCGACTTTGAGGCCGATCCAGTAGTTCCACAGCGTGACGGCGGCGAACAGCGCGAGGAAGTCCACACGCCACCAGGCATAGAACACGTAGCTGGCGATCAGCAGCAGCAGGTTGCGATAGCGTTGCCCGCTCAAGTAGTACAAGCCGAGAAAGATCGGCAAGAACAGAAACAGGAACACGTTGGATGAAAATACCATCCCGATCTCTCCATGTTTGAACCAACAGTCAAGGGCAAAGCCCCCCCAAACCCCCCGTGGTAGTGGAGGGGTGAAACGGTGTTTCTGTCAGGGTTGTGCCGGGCCTTGAAATCTTGCCCTCACCCCCCGCCCTCTCCCGGAGGGAGAGGGAGCCTGATCTCCATGGTTTTCAAAAATGGAGATCAACTCGGTATTTCTGTGCCGCCTGATCTCGGTTGTTTTTCAACGCCTGAGATCAACTCGGTATTTCATTTCGGCGTAACTCGTACAACCACCTCGGTCAGTCCCCTCTCCCTTTGGGAGAGGGTTAGGGTGAGGGGCTTTTGCTTTATGAGCCTTTGTTGCCCTTCTCATGCGACGGGTCGTAGACCTTGGTCAGGTCGCCGCCGAGGCGGAAGGTCTTGAACGGCTGCATGCCGTGCTTCTTCTCGATCACATCAGGCGCACAGGTGTAGAGCGTGCAGAACGGTTCGAGCCAGGCGAATTTCATGTCCTCTTTCAAGTCGGTCATGTCCTGCTCTTTGCCGTTCTTCTTCTCGAATTCATCCGGGTCTTTCACCCCGGACAACACCCGATCACCGAGACGCTTCAGCGCACCGTTGTTCTCCTGGCGCAAATCAACCCCGTTGACCTGGGCGAAACTGGCGATCATCGCCAGCGGCGGCAGGGCGTAGTTGTGATAGGCGAGGGCGCGTTGCTGGCGCTTGAGTTCGTTCGGCAAGAAGCCGTCGGCATCGACTTGATTGACGCCAACCTTGTATTCCTTCACCGCCCAGTCAAACAAGTCGCGGCGGTTGGTCGCGACCGAGGTCGCCATCACCGACCACGCTGCCCAGTACGAGTGGTTGTTGGTTTTTTCCAGCGGCAGGTTGTCCCAGTCGCTGACCACCTGATCGGCCATTTTGCTGAACCACGCCTCGATCAACTGCGCTTCCTGCTGGTGCTGCGCCAGCGGATGCGAGTCGGAGAATTTCAGACGAATGTACGAAGATGCCATGCTGCCCAACGCCCATTTGCGCATCGACTTGCCGGTGTGGTTGAAGTCTTTCGACATCAACGCGTCGGCCTTGGCCCACGCGGTCAGCCAGTTCAGCGTGCAATCGAGCTGTTCCGGACGACCGTCGCGCATGAACTGCATCACCCGTTTGGCGGTGCCGCGTTCCAGCGTGGTGATGTCTTTGGTGGTGTCGCGGAAGGCCTTTTCCGACTGCACGTTCAGCGTCGCGCGGGCCTTGTCCGAACCTTCGTATTTGCTGCGAAATTGCAGCGGCCCGGTGTACGGCGTCGGCATTGCATCGCAGCCTTCGCTTTTGTCACCGGTCTTGAATTTATCCACAGGCGCGAAATAGCCCTGAGGTGGACGCAGTGGTGCGGCGGCCTGCGCGGTGCCGGCGAAGATCGCCAGCCCGAGCAGCGTCGGCGCTAAAAGAGTTTTCAGTTTCGAGTTTCGCATAGCAGACCTCATTGCCCGACCTGAGCGGTTTGTTGCCCAGCGCCCGGGAATACGTTGCGTTTGCAGATTTTCGCTTCGACTTTCTGCGGCGCGGTGCCCGCTTCCGGGCCCTGGACTTCGACTGCCAGCAGGTTTTGCGAGGCCCAGTCTTCGTCCGTGCGCAACTCAAAGGCGAAACGACCGTCGGTGTCGGAGGTTTCCGGTTTCTCGATCTTGATGTCCTCGTGGCGACCGTTCATGTACCAGAGGGTGGCTTGCAGGGTTTTCACCGAAGGGTCGGCGAAGCGGATGTCGACCTGATGGCTGCTGTTCTGCAGGTTCAGGTTCTTGCTGTTGACCAGCAGTTCTTGTTTGCCGCCCGGCTTGAGCGTGGTGCTCGCGGACATTTGCGCGTCTTTGCCTTCGCAGCCGTTGTCGAGAAGAGACATCATCTGGCGATAGATGGTTTCCTGGTCGAGGCGGTACAGCGGCGAGAATTCCCAGATGAGAATTTTCGGCGGAGTCTTCTGGAATTCGTCGCTGCCGAGGTACTGCAGCATCGAGCCTTCCAGACCACCGCCAGGGAAGGCGACGTTGAGAATGTCGGCGCCGATGGCTTCTTCGAGGAAGCCGGCGAAGTTGTAGTTCTTGCCGCTGTGCGAAGTACCGACCAGAGTGATTTGCGGATTGCCGGAATCGCCGAACAGGTCGCCGTCACCGGCCTCGCCTTTTGGCTCGGTGGTGAACTGGTCCATGTACTGGATCGCGTAACTGGTGCCGCACAGTTGCCCGGCCATGTTGTGCAGGGTGCCGGTCTTGCCCATGCGCCCGGAGCGCTTGGTCTCGAATTCACGCTTGGGCACGTCGGCGAAGGCCGGGATCTGCTTGACCTTCTCGGCGACGATTTTCGCTGTGCGCTGCGCGCCGTATGGCGTCCAGTGCTGGTCGCCGCGGAAGTAGAAATCGTGGGCGGGCAGGGTGTCCGGCAGCGACTCGTTGGTCAGCGGCGACAGGTCCGGCACCACGTAACCCATCTTGGCGAAGCGGCCGAGCATGGTCTTGTAGTTGCCCAGCGCTTTCTCGTAATCGAACGCGGCTTTTTCCTGCGGGTTGAGCTTGTTGCGGTTCACCAGACCACGGGTCGGCTGATAAACGATCACCAGCTCGACACCTTTGGCCTTGAACGCATCGTGCAACTGTTGCAGGCGCTTGTAGCCGGCCGGAGTGGTGTTGAATTCGGTGCGCAGATCTTCCTGAGTCCGGAACAGCCAGTCGCCTTGCGCTTGCACCAGGGTGGTGAAGTTCTGTTGATAACGCGTGGTGTAGTTCTTCGCGTCATGGGCCGCCGGGCACAGGTTGCAGCACGGTTCGGCGCTGAACTTCGGCGGTGTGGCAGCGGCGCCTTCATCGGCACGGGCGCCGTTGCTGGCCGCGAGAATGCCCACGGTCAGGGCCGACAGGCTGAGTAATCTGATCAAGTGTGGGTGCATAAAATTATCCTCAGTCCCGCATTTCGGTCTGGCGTTCGACAGGGTCGATCAGCACGGCTTTCTGCTGGCGCACCAGCAGGTCGAGAATTTCATCCTGGCGCTCGCCGAGGATGCCGTTGAAGCTGATGCCGCTGGATTTGGTCGGCGCCAGCATCGACACGCGATACAGCTCGACACTCAATGGCGAATCGATCGACAGCGGGCCGCTGCCATTGGCCGCCAGTTCACCGCCAACGACGATCAGCGACACCTGCGCATCGAACGGGTCGAGCTTGATGTCACGGTCGGTGTCGGTGAGGTCTTTGATGTGGCCGTAGACGCCGGTCAAACCGTTGGCCATGGCGACGTTTTCGTAGAGGCGGATATTCACGCTGTTACGAATGCGGATGCCGTGGCGCTTGTTGCTGATGACCTTGTTGCCCCACAGCAGGTTGTCGGCGGACTCGTAGAGGGTGATGCCGTCGGTGTGGTTCTTGTAGATCTCGTTGTAGGCAATGATGTTGTTGACGCTGTTCCGGTCGATCACCAGGCCCGAGAGGTGGTTGTCGAAGCTCTTGTTGTTGAAGATGAAGCTGTCGTTGACCTCACGGGAAATAATGATCCCGTGCTTCTTCTTCGTGCCGTGCACGGTGTTCTCGGCAATGATCAGGCCGTGGGAACGGTCGTGCGGGTCGATGCCGTAGACGATGTTGTCTTTGTAGGTGTTGCCCTTGACCACGAAGTCGCGCGTCTCGTAGCAGTAGAAGCCGTACCACATGTCGGAGAACTCGGAGCCGACGATCCAGCCAGTCGGTTCTGGCCGCTTGAGGACCTTGGCCATGTTTGGCGTGTACTGGGAAATACTCACCCCGTACGACTTACTGTTGGCGTAGCCGAAGCTGGCCATTTTGCTATTGACGATGTAAGTCTCGGTGCCACCCCAGGCGAGCAGGAACGGACGGAATTCCTTCGGCGAACGGAAGGTCGCCGGGCCGTTGTCCTTCTCGCGCCAGCCAGTGATTTTGGTGTCACGCACGAACAACTGGCCGTCGTTGACCAGGAACGCACCGGCCTCTTGCGACAGGCGCAGTTCCTGGGTCTGGCCGTCGATTTCGAGGATGCCTTTACGGCCCACCACGATCGGCAGCTTCGACAGGTACACGCCCGGCGAGGTCTCGCTGAAGTACTGCTTGGGCAGTTTCTGCGCCAGATCCTTGAGGTTCATGTAACCGTCGTCGACGAAGATCGCCTGCGGGATGCCGTGCTGACGCACCACCCATTCGGCCATCTTGTTGTCGCCGCCGATGAAGTCCTTCAGCGCGTCTTCCTGCATCATCCGGCGCACGCTGATCTTGCCCGCTTTGCTGCGGTTGATCTTCGCCGCAGCGGCTTCGGCGGTGTAGCCGGACAGGTCAGGCAGTTTCGGCGCGGCCAGGTTCAGCGCCTCTGTCGGCGCGCTGCTGACGGTGTAGGTTTTTGCTTGCTGCAATTCCTTGGCAGTCGTCACCGGCTTGGCCGGTTCGACAGTGGCGAAGGCGCCAGCCGAGGCCAGCAACATCGCGCCGGCCAACAGGCTGAGCGAGCCTTTCCTTGCATGGTGCATGTCGGGCACTCCCTTGGCGGTTTGCATCAGAAGCGCCAGATCACGTCGATGAACGCGCGGTGCATGTACGAATCAACCTGCTTGCCGTAGGCATCGCCCGGTTTGAACACACCGCCACGGAAGCGCACGAGGGCCGAAGGCTCGTCGATCGACTGGCTCAGCGCCGCCGGCAACAGGCCTTGCTTGAAGTACTTGGTGACGACCAGGTCCATCTCCTGACCGAGGTCCTTGTTGCCGTCTTCAAGCGGCAGCGAAGTGCTGGAGAGGATCGCGCCGGTGGCGTCGTCGGTATTGTTTTCCACGGCGTTGATGCCGTTGCTGCCCACCGGTTTGTTGCCGTCGACACGCCAGAACTTGTGATAGATCAGGCTGGCGTCGTACTCGTCGTTGACCATCCACGAACCGAACAACGTCGCGGTCTGCATGTTGTTCATTTCGCCACGGAACGCTTCGCCGAAACGGTGAACCCGCGAGCGCGTACCGGTGTAGTTGGAGCGGTTGCTTTCAAGACCGGTCTGCTCGTAATCGGCGCTGGCGCGGGCATAGGCACCGCCGACTTGCCATTGCGGATCGAGGCGCAGACGCACACCGATGTCGGTGGCCCAGCCGTTGACGTCATCGCTGCGCTTGGCTTGCGCCGGACGCGAACCATCGGCATTCAGCGCGTTGACCGTGTCGCGGTCGCCGCTCATGCCGGTGATGCTGCCCCAGTAGTTGACGGTGTTGGTGTTGCGCCAGTTGTAGGCGTCGCTGTCAGCGGTCAGGCCGAGCCAGCTGATGTCACCGTTCTCGGTTTTATCCAGCGAATCACGCGGGACGCCCGGTTCGGCGTAATCGAGTTTGCCGTCATCATGGGTGTGGTGACCGCGAATGCCGACCCAGTTGCCCGGCGTCCACTGGTAAGCGGCATCTGCGTAGGCGTGCAGGCGATCCTTGTCTTTCGGCGCCAGCTCTTTGAGGTCGGTGCGGTATTCGCTGAAGCGTTCGGCGACACCGGCGTTGGCGCGCAACAGGGTGGTGTCGAAGGTCCAGTTCAGCGCTTCGATGTTGGTGTCGCGCCACTGGCCATCGTCATTGCGCAGACGCTGACGACCGAACTTGAGCATCTCGCCCGGGTACGGGGTGAGGCCGCTGTAGCCGACCCAGAACTCGCGCATCGCCAAGTAGTTTTTCTTGGTTTTGCGATCACCGTTGTCGGTGGCTTGTTCACCGTCGGATTGTTGCAGAGTGTCGGTTTCGATGATGTCGGTCGAGGTCACCGCCTGGCCCATGGCGTAGGCGCTCCACGCGCCGCTTTCGCCATAGATCCACGGACGCAGGTCGAGGCCGACACCGTTGACGTCGCCGCCCTTGGCGGTGCCGAGGTCACGGTCGTCTTCGGACTGGCCGGTGACTTTCACTTCGAGGCCGAAGTTCTTGGTTTCAGTCATCGCGGCCAGTGTCGGGCAAGACCAGATCAGCGCGAACGAGAGGCCAATGCCGGCCTTCACGAATGGATTCAACTTCATAATTTTTCCTCGCCGTCTTCTTCTTCTTGCAGGGCGTGCAGTTGCAGCGTGTTCGGGTTCAGAGCGCCACGGCTGGCTTGCTCTTGTTGCAGCAGACGTTGCGCTTCGGCGAGACGCTCGGGTGGCAGTTGCGCGGCGAGGGTGGTCGCCAGCTCATCGGCTTGCGGGGTGTTTTGCGCCTTGGCCAATTGGCTGAACACGTAGGCGTTGAGCGGGTCGGGCTTGGTACCCTTGCCTTGGGAGAACAGTTGGGCGATGGCGAAGTCGGCGCTGTTCTGGCCGTTGCGCGCGGCGGTCAGCAGGTGGTCGAGAGCCTTCTGCGGATAGACCTTGCCCAGGTAGCCACGGCGATAGATCTGGCCGAGGTAGTAATCGGCGGCGACTTCACGGCCGACGGCTTTCTGGAAATGTTCTTCGGCGACTTTCGCGTCAGCCGGAACCATTTTCCCTTCGTAGTAGAGCTTGCCCAGCAACAGCTCGGCGCGTGGCTGGTCGGCGGCGCGGCCGTTGTCGAGGTACTTCATCATCTGATCGACGTCGCCCAGTTCGGGATAGTCGTAAAGCAATTGCGCGAGGGTGACCCACGACGCCGGGTAACCCGGAGCGATCGGCTCAAGCAGCGACTGCGCGGTTTTTTCGTCGGTCTTGCCGAGGGTCGAATCGGCCAGCACACGGGCCACGGAGTCGACGCGTTGTGCGGTGACGGTGCCACGGCTGTAACCGGCCTGCAGCTGCTTGATCAACTCGGCCTGTTGCTCAGGCTGGGCACGTTTCTGATAGACCGTGGCCAGTTCGACGTAGCAGATATCGGTGGTGTTGAGCGCGGCTTTGCAGATCTTTTCCACGTCATCCAGGTGCTGGTCGTAGGTGCCTTGAGTGCGATACAGCAGCACCTGCGCCAGACCCGCTTCCGGGTAGCCGGATTTGCGCCATTGATCGATCTGCTGCTGCGCGTTGATGTTCGGGAAGCTGTGCGGGTATTGCAGGTACAGCATCGCCAGCGGGATCAACGTATTGCCTTCGCCATTGGCGGCAGCTTTTTTCAGCAGGCTTTCGGCTTCGTGGTGCTCGGCTTCGGTGGAACCCGGTTTGGCCACCAGCAAACGACCGAGACGCGCCTGTGCACGCGGCGAAACACTGGCGGCGGCGCGGTAAGTCGCCTCGGCCTGTTTCATTTGTGCAGGGTCGCGGCTGTCGACCTGGATATCGGCGAGGCCGACTTGCGCTTCGCTGTAGCCCAGATCGGCCAATTGCTGATAGTTCTGCGCAGCGGTGGCGGTGTCGCCACGCTTGAGCGCTTCGTTGGCCAGACGCTGATCGGGCAGACCGGCGCAACCGGCGAGACTGACCGCCAATGCCAAGGCACACACCGATCCCATGTGGGAGCTGGCTTGCCAGCGATTCAGGCGACTCGGTATTTCAGCAAGACCGCATTGATCCGATCGCTGGCAAGCCAGCTCCCACAGGGATCGTGGCGTTCTGAAAAGACTGGTGATAGTCACAGGCATGTCCTCGACTTAAAGACCGGCAGCCATGGCTTTGTCGATCAGCCAGTTCAGGTTCGGGCCACGGTCGCTGTTCACTTCCACCGGGCGGCCGGCGAGGCTGCTGTCGAGCGGCTCGTCAGGCTGGATCTGTACGCGGATGTCGGAGGACAGGTCGGCGCTTTTCAGGCTGGTGCTGCTGACGATCTTGCCGGTGCGGGTCTTGTCTTCGCCGGCGATCTGGAAGCTCACCGGGGTGCCCGGACGCACGTCGCCGAACTGGCGATAGGAGAAGCGCGCATCGACGCTGGCCTGGGTGTTGCGCGGCACCAACTGGAAGATCACATCGCCCTTGCTCGCGTATTGACCATCAGCCACCAGTTGCTGAGCCACGGTGCAATCGCACGGCGAAGTCAGGGTGCCGGTCATTTGCTTGCCGAACAGTTCTTCAACCTTGGCCGGCGACAGTTGATCTTCTTCCAGATGACCCTTGAGCACGTCGAGCATGCTGGTGCTGAAGGTCGCCAGTGGCGCGCCTTTGGCGGCAACGCCGTCGGACTTGACCAGACTCTGCACGGTGCCGTCACGCGGCATGGTGATGTTCATCCCCGGCACGCTGACCAGACCGGCCTGTGCATGGCTGACGAAGTACATGCCGTAAACCGATTTGAAAATGAAACCCGCCGCGACCAGGCCAACGGCGAAGATGCCGGCGCTGAACGTCACTGCTTTCAGGCGCCCGAACGGGGTCATGCCGGAGCCGCCGTCCTTGACCTTGCGTGCTTTGGTGAAGTTATCGCGCTGCAGGGTCGCCAGCACTTCGCCGATGCTGACGATGTCGCCAGCAAGGTGCGAAGTGATCAGGTGGCGCAGGGTGGAAATGTCCTGCGGCTCAAGGTTCTGGAACTGGCAGCCGGCACGGCCGGTCTGGCGGTCGAAGGAACGCACCTGCAGTTCAACGTCCATGGCGATGCCGAGGTTGTCGATGACGAACTGCAGACGCGCCTTGTACACCTGGCCAATGGTCAGTGGCATTTGCCCGGCGTTGAACGCCAGACCACCGGCCGACAGGTCCAGGACCCGCGCTTCGACCGGCGTCCGGTCAGGACCGAAGAAGCGCAGTTTGGCCGGGATTTTCACGCGGGCGTGTTGGCGCTGGGCTTCGGATTCATGCACTACGTTGGCGTTGACGGCGGTATTCATAGGGGCGATTTCCTTGTTAATTCAATAGGGGCGGGTCAGACCATCATCAGCAGCACGGCGACAAAAATGCTGCCGGCGGAGAAGGTCATGGTCCGAGACGACCAGGTGTTGAACCAACGTTGAAAGCTGGCGAGATCACGGGTCAGGGATGTGGGTTGGCGCGTCCAGGATTGTTGGTCGAGGCGGAAGAACACGTAGATCTTCACCAGCGCACCGACGATCTGGTTGTAATAAAGAATCGCTGGGTAAGCCGGGCCGATGCGGTGACCGGAGCACGACAGCAGCAACGTCAGGATCAGGCGGGTGATGCCGATCCACAGCAGGTAAACGAGGATGAACGCGGTGCCGTATTTGAAGCTGGCGATCATCGCCACGGTCAGGCCGAGCAGCGAGGTCCACATCGATACGCGCTGGTCAAACAGCACCACCGAAGTGAACGCACCGAGGCGTTTCACACCCAGGCCCAGTGCTCGCGAATTCTGGCGCAGGTTGTTGCCGTACCAGCGGAACATCAGTTTGCGGCTAGCCTTGATGAAGCTCTTTTCCGGCGGGTGTTCAACGGTGTTGATCGCTGCGTCAGGCACGTAGAAGGTGTCGTAGCCAAGGCGCATCAGGCTGAACCAGCTCGACTTGTCGTCGCCGGTCAAAAACTTGAAGCGGCCCAGACGCCAGTGTTGCAGCGAGTCGCTTTCCACATCGGCGATGAATTCCGGGTTGGTTACCACGGTGGCGCGGAACACCGACATACGACCGGTCATGGTCAGCACGCGTTTGGACAGGGCCATCGAGCACATGTTGATGTGGCGCTGGGCGAAACGCAGCTTGTGCCATTCGCTCATGATGTAGCCGCCGCGCACTTCGCAGAACTCGTTGGTGGTCAGGCCGCCGACATTGCCGAACAGCTGGAACCACGGCACGGTCTTGCGCACGGTGCCTTCGCCGAGCACGGTGTCGCCATCGATCACGGCAACCACGGCGCGGTCGTCCGGCAGGTGACGGGAGATCGCGCGGAAACCGTAGGCCAGGCCATCACGTTTGCCGGTGCCGGGAATGCGCACGAAGTCGAGCTTCACGCGGTCGGGCGGATTCATCCGCGCCCACAGCGCCTTGACCAGCAGCTCATCGGACATTTCGACGATCGAGCAGACCACGGTGGTCGGCAGTTCGCAGTCGATGGCTTCGCGGATCACCGAGCTGTAGACCTGCGCGGTGGTGAGCGCGTCGATACGGAAACTGGTGACCATCAGGAACACATGCGACGGGTCCGCCGCTTTACCCAGCTTGCGCACTTTGCGGCGCAGGTGCGGGTAAACGATGTAGAGGAAAATCATGCCGCGCACAAAGTGCGTTGCACCCATCGAGTAGCGCCAGATACCCACGGCGCCAATCAGGAAAATGAAGTCCTTCGACTCGGAGTCGAATGTGGACGTGGGCAGCATCAAGGCCAGGCCCATCAGCAGACTGAGATAAAAAAGCCAGCCGGCTGATTGCAGAAAAAAATGTTTGAGCTTGGTCATCAACGTCATCCGAAGGTGAGAAGGCTTCAAGCCGCAAGCTTCGAGCTGCCAGCGGAACGCTTTGGCTTGCAGCTCGAGGCTTGTCGCTTAGGGCTGCTTTACCAGCAGATACCTTCGGTACGAGTACCGGCGTCGGTGGCTTTGGCCATGAAGCCGACCAGGTCGATGACCTGTTTGCCGTGCGGCGCTTGTTGGGCCAGCGCGCGGAATTTCTCGTCGCGGTTGCCGAGGATGATTACGTCGGAGTTGTCGATCACCGAATCGAAGTCCGCGTTGAGCAGGGACGACACGTGGGGGATCTTCGACTCGATGTAGTCTTTGTTCGCGCCGTGAACACGGGCGTACTCGACGTTGCTGTCGTAGATGCTCAGGTCGTAACCCTTGCCGATCAGCATCTCGGCCAGCTCTACCAGCGGGCTTTCGCGCAGGTCGTCGGTACCGGCCTTGAAGCTCAGGCCGAGCAGGGCGACTTTGCGTTTGTCGTGGCTTTCAACGATGTCGAAGGCGTTCTGCACTTGCGATTCGTTGCTGCGCATCAGCGAGTTGAGCAGCGGTGCTTCGACGTCCAGCGAACCGGCGCGGTAGGTCAGGGCGCGCACGTCTTTCGGCAGGCACGAACCACCGAAGGCGAAGCCTGGGCGCATGTAGTACTGGGACAGGTTGAGAGTCTTGTCCTGGCAAACCACTTCCATCACTTCACGGCCATCGACGCCGACCGCTTTGGCGATGTTGCCGATCTCGTTGGCGAAGGTCACTTTGGTCGCGTGCCAGACGTTGCAGGTGTACTTGATCATCTCGGCGACGGCGATGTCCTTGCGGATG encodes:
- the alg8 gene encoding mannuronan synthase translates to MTKLKHFFLQSAGWLFYLSLLMGLALMLPTSTFDSESKDFIFLIGAVGIWRYSMGATHFVRGMIFLYIVYPHLRRKVRKLGKAADPSHVFLMVTSFRIDALTTAQVYSSVIREAIDCELPTTVVCSIVEMSDELLVKALWARMNPPDRVKLDFVRIPGTGKRDGLAYGFRAISRHLPDDRAVVAVIDGDTVLGEGTVRKTVPWFQLFGNVGGLTTNEFCEVRGGYIMSEWHKLRFAQRHINMCSMALSKRVLTMTGRMSVFRATVVTNPEFIADVESDSLQHWRLGRFKFLTGDDKSSWFSLMRLGYDTFYVPDAAINTVEHPPEKSFIKASRKLMFRWYGNNLRQNSRALGLGVKRLGAFTSVVLFDQRVSMWTSLLGLTVAMIASFKYGTAFILVYLLWIGITRLILTLLLSCSGHRIGPAYPAILYYNQIVGALVKIYVFFRLDQQSWTRQPTSLTRDLASFQRWFNTWSSRTMTFSAGSIFVAVLLMMV
- a CDS encoding nucleotide sugar dehydrogenase; this encodes MRISIFGLGYVGAVCAGCLSARGHDVVGVDVAKDKIDMINAGKSPIVEPGLGELLQQGIQTGRLRGTTNFAEAIRDTDLSMICVGTPSKKNGDLELNYIEAVCREIGFVLREKTTRHTIVVRSTVLPGTVANVVIPILEDCSGKKAGVDFGVAVNPEFLRESTAIADYDLPPMTVIGEFDKASGDVLQSLYEELDAPIIRKDIAVAEMIKYTCNVWHATKVTFANEIGNIAKAVGVDGREVMEVVCQDKTLNLSQYYMRPGFAFGGSCLPKDVRALTYRAGSLDVEAPLLNSLMRSNESQVQNAFDIVESHDKRKVALLGLSFKAGTDDLRESPLVELAEMLIGKGYDLSIYDSNVEYARVHGANKDYIESKIPHVSSLLNADFDSVIDNSDVIILGNRDEKFRALAQQAPHGKQVIDLVGFMAKATDAGTRTEGICW